A single window of Granulicella sibirica DNA harbors:
- a CDS encoding DUF6632 domain-containing protein has protein sequence MKRERALQVVLMVVGLLYSFWGYLLFDNLWHDKWFDKHCDVMPMFLSLNTVLGVCLLLAIKQPAKHRLMIGYGAWSSLAHASTMTIMSAQAIVHGTHRQDSPQDIVMFVVIGGTLLALLPARQASPAGALISDPRFAER, from the coding sequence ATGAAGCGTGAGCGTGCTTTGCAGGTCGTTTTGATGGTGGTCGGCTTGCTTTATTCTTTCTGGGGGTACTTGCTATTCGACAATCTTTGGCACGATAAGTGGTTTGACAAGCATTGCGATGTCATGCCGATGTTCCTGAGCCTTAACACGGTGCTTGGGGTTTGTCTGTTGCTGGCTATCAAGCAGCCAGCGAAGCATCGATTGATGATCGGCTATGGTGCGTGGTCAAGCCTTGCCCACGCGTCCACGATGACCATCATGTCGGCACAGGCTATCGTTCACGGGACACACAGGCAGGATAGTCCCCAGGACATTGTGATGTTTGTCGTGATTGGAGGCACGCTGCTTGCACTCCTCCCGGCAAGACAAGCATCGCCGGCCGGCGCGCTTATCAGTGACCCGCGCTTTGCTGAGCGCTAG
- a CDS encoding energy transducer TonB — MTETSAPIYPPIAKAAHVEGNVILMASFAKDGSVADLQVLSGHAMLKGGTIDFVKGWKANAYPGPRTCPVVVSYVLKTDHTTQVEGRTDVQHYTVLQKPAAIFMDEPGVIGRKHKRFGIF, encoded by the coding sequence ATGACCGAGACCTCCGCCCCGATCTATCCCCCCATCGCAAAGGCCGCCCACGTTGAAGGAAACGTCATCCTCATGGCATCCTTCGCAAAGGATGGATCGGTCGCCGACCTGCAAGTCCTCAGCGGACATGCCATGTTGAAGGGCGGCACGATAGACTTCGTCAAAGGCTGGAAAGCCAACGCATACCCAGGCCCTCGTACCTGCCCCGTGGTGGTCTCCTATGTCCTCAAGACCGACCACACGACCCAGGTCGAAGGGCGTACCGACGTCCAGCACTACACCGTCCTTCAAAAACCGGCGGCAATCTTCATGGACGAACCGGGAGTGATCGGCCGCAAGCACAAGCGCTTCGGCATCTTCTAG
- a CDS encoding GNAT family N-acetyltransferase — MPPAPPTGLILREATPSDVPQIHAFIRALADFEREPHAVLTTEADLLRDGFGPTPRFHCILAELDGDPAGFALYFHTYSTWTGAGIHLEDLFVLPAMRGKGIGKALITSVASAAHAAGFHRLQWNVLDWNTPAIDFYESLGAVPLTEWRIMRVAGESLPALAQLQP; from the coding sequence ATGCCTCCCGCCCCACCCACCGGCCTCATCCTCCGCGAAGCCACCCCTTCCGACGTTCCCCAGATTCACGCCTTCATCCGCGCCCTCGCCGACTTCGAGCGCGAACCCCACGCCGTCCTCACCACCGAGGCCGACCTCCTCCGCGACGGCTTCGGCCCCACCCCGCGCTTCCACTGCATCCTCGCCGAACTCGACGGCGACCCCGCCGGCTTCGCCCTCTACTTCCACACCTACTCCACCTGGACCGGCGCCGGCATCCACCTCGAGGACCTCTTCGTCCTCCCCGCCATGCGCGGCAAGGGAATCGGCAAAGCCCTCATCACCAGCGTCGCCTCCGCCGCCCACGCCGCCGGCTTCCACCGCCTCCAGTGGAACGTCCTCGACTGGAACACCCCCGCCATCGACTTCTACGAATCCCTCGGAGCCGTCCCCCTCACCGAGTGGCGCATCATGCGCGTAGCCGGCGAAAGCCTCCCCGCTCTCGCTCAACTCCAGCCATGA
- a CDS encoding TetR/AcrR family transcriptional regulator, with amino-acid sequence MATRQTNKRIEERKQRDRQVRRAQILSAARRIAELEGWSSVTVRRLSDEISYSQPVLYAHFGSRDGILVAVAIEGFQELGVALEKARKYANRGSSVESVAAGYLAFAAASPALYEAMFSLNLSVPFDDAATPPELQFAFSQLLELFQGHTPKPEVLSELFWASLHGIAELARTRRFPPSRQKERVKALAVLFRLPGERTSRLPSLEGNRPQVK; translated from the coding sequence ATGGCAACCAGGCAGACAAACAAGCGCATCGAGGAACGAAAACAGCGGGATAGGCAAGTCCGCCGGGCCCAGATTCTCAGCGCTGCGCGACGCATCGCGGAGCTTGAAGGGTGGTCCAGCGTCACCGTTCGGCGCCTGTCCGACGAGATCTCCTACAGCCAACCCGTCTTATACGCTCACTTTGGCAGCCGCGACGGCATTCTGGTCGCCGTTGCGATTGAGGGTTTCCAGGAACTGGGTGTGGCCCTGGAGAAGGCACGGAAATATGCGAATCGTGGAAGCTCGGTCGAATCGGTCGCGGCCGGATACCTGGCATTCGCCGCGGCCTCCCCGGCTCTATATGAAGCGATGTTTTCGCTCAACCTCAGCGTTCCGTTTGATGACGCCGCAACCCCACCGGAACTTCAATTCGCGTTCTCCCAGCTCCTCGAGTTGTTTCAAGGGCACACACCGAAACCAGAGGTTCTCTCTGAGCTTTTCTGGGCGAGTCTCCACGGCATAGCCGAGCTCGCAAGAACCAGACGATTTCCGCCCAGCCGCCAAAAAGAGCGCGTGAAAGCCCTCGCAGTGCTCTTCCGCCTCCCAGGAGAGCGGACCTCGCGGCTACCGTCTCTCGAGGGGAACCGTCCCCAAGTAAAATAA
- a CDS encoding DUF1772 domain-containing protein, with product MQLVNVVTLFIVLTLVGVEFSVSAFMNPAAWRLEPESQLRMLSRLAFVLGRVMPVWYPVSTLLFCIQAWFGWYTPGRSLLLEAAAIWVLTSVASIIFLVPLNNRVAAGAADWQRVHRIWDRRHRVRIAALALAATLLTYVIAG from the coding sequence ATGCAGCTCGTCAACGTAGTTACCCTCTTCATCGTCCTTACTCTGGTAGGCGTAGAGTTCTCCGTCTCCGCCTTCATGAACCCCGCCGCCTGGCGGCTCGAACCCGAATCGCAACTGAGGATGCTAAGCCGTCTTGCTTTCGTACTCGGAAGGGTGATGCCTGTCTGGTACCCGGTCTCCACGCTGCTTTTCTGTATCCAAGCATGGTTCGGCTGGTATACGCCCGGGCGTTCCCTGCTGCTTGAGGCGGCTGCGATCTGGGTTCTTACTTCGGTCGCATCGATCATTTTCCTGGTTCCCCTCAATAACCGGGTGGCGGCAGGTGCTGCCGACTGGCAGCGGGTTCACCGGATCTGGGACAGGAGACATCGCGTGCGTATCGCCGCTCTCGCCCTCGCGGCCACCCTGCTCACCTACGTGATCGCCGGCTAG
- a CDS encoding cupin domain-containing protein, whose product MNRAALLMCALVPFAAGAAAFSISAPVGLTRTDLQRHDLSIEGREAIQTRVDFAPGAVAPWHSHPGEELVYVPEGTLEFQLEGEQPVTLKAGDVLFVPAGKVHMARNPGATRGVELATYVVEKGKPLLVRASGQDH is encoded by the coding sequence ATGAATCGAGCTGCCCTTCTTATGTGTGCCCTGGTCCCATTCGCTGCGGGAGCAGCGGCATTTTCGATATCCGCGCCGGTGGGCCTGACACGGACTGATCTTCAACGGCACGATCTTTCCATTGAGGGCCGCGAGGCTATCCAGACCCGTGTGGACTTCGCGCCGGGCGCCGTCGCGCCATGGCATAGCCATCCGGGCGAGGAGCTCGTCTATGTCCCCGAAGGGACGCTGGAGTTTCAATTAGAGGGGGAACAGCCGGTCACGCTCAAAGCAGGCGACGTCCTCTTCGTTCCGGCCGGGAAGGTGCATATGGCCCGGAACCCCGGAGCAACCCGGGGCGTCGAGCTCGCCACGTATGTCGTCGAAAAGGGCAAGCCGCTGCTGGTGCGTGCAAGCGGTCAGGACCATTGA
- a CDS encoding DUF4386 domain-containing protein, translated as MGWMRNPGRCAGLLYLVGSIPGFFALLYVPSRVIVHGNPVATAHNIAAHETLFRMGIAADLAGQAIFLFVALALYHLLKGVNRRLALMMLLLLVVSIPIAFVNELNSMAALTFAKGAEFLAGFDEAQRVAWMRVFLNLRGTGFDIAGIFWGLWLFPLGLLVYRSEFIPRLLGVGLMVGCFAYLANSFTSLAVPQYEDLVSRWVSPVQLVEMVFMLWLVVMGEVPKTLPD; from the coding sequence ATGGGCTGGATGCGAAACCCGGGCCGGTGTGCCGGATTGCTTTATCTTGTGGGCTCGATTCCTGGTTTCTTTGCGCTGCTTTATGTTCCGAGCAGGGTGATCGTGCATGGAAATCCGGTGGCTACGGCGCATAACATCGCCGCCCATGAGACTTTGTTTCGGATGGGGATCGCCGCGGATCTTGCCGGGCAGGCGATCTTTCTCTTTGTCGCGCTGGCCCTGTATCACTTGCTGAAAGGGGTGAACCGGAGGCTCGCGCTGATGATGCTTCTTCTGCTTGTGGTTTCGATCCCGATTGCGTTTGTGAATGAGCTGAACTCGATGGCAGCGCTGACGTTTGCGAAAGGGGCGGAGTTCCTGGCGGGGTTCGATGAAGCGCAGCGGGTGGCGTGGATGCGGGTGTTTCTGAACCTGCGGGGGACGGGGTTCGATATTGCAGGGATCTTCTGGGGGCTCTGGCTGTTTCCGCTTGGGCTGCTGGTGTACCGGTCGGAGTTTATTCCGCGTCTGCTTGGCGTGGGATTGATGGTTGGGTGCTTTGCTTACCTCGCGAACAGCTTTACTTCGCTTGCCGTGCCGCAGTATGAGGATTTGGTTTCGCGGTGGGTTAGTCCGGTGCAGTTGGTGGAGATGGTGTTTATGCTCTGGCTGGTGGTGATGGGGGAGGTGCCTAAGACCTTGCCAGATTGA
- a CDS encoding 3-deoxy-D-manno-octulosonic acid transferase, producing the protein MVLWVYSSLFMLVMVVGAPWWVLRMTTSGRYRAGLLERLGMIPAGLREAVAELDGKDLIWVHAVSVGEVLASTALVRELRKLGYGVAVSTTTQAGQELARARFIGCPVFYVPLDFAFLMRRYLQVLKPRLVVTMESELWPNLIHTCKREGIPLAVVNARVSDRSFPRYMRLKAVWGPLLREVSVFLAQSEETAGRLREMGVAAERVVVAGNLKYDVVAGTAGFVTEWLKSLLAGERLVVAGSTLGGEEEMLLGAWAEVRAADPDAALLIAPRHTNRFEEVAALIEAKGFGVVRASRMGEAALDRNAVILLDTIGDLATVYGVADVAFVGGSLMKKGGHNPLEPARFGVPVAMGESYENFREIVGAMKEADAIRIVRREELGGVLAGLLVDREGAKAMGARGRQVFEAQAGATGRVVATLVGLMRGEG; encoded by the coding sequence TTGGTCTTGTGGGTTTATAGCTCGCTGTTCATGCTGGTGATGGTTGTGGGGGCTCCGTGGTGGGTGCTGCGGATGACTACGAGTGGGAGGTACCGGGCGGGGCTGCTGGAGCGGCTTGGGATGATTCCGGCGGGGCTGCGGGAGGCCGTGGCTGAGCTTGACGGGAAAGACCTGATTTGGGTTCATGCGGTTTCGGTTGGGGAGGTACTGGCGTCTACGGCCCTGGTGCGCGAGTTGCGGAAGTTGGGGTATGGGGTGGCTGTGTCGACGACGACGCAGGCGGGGCAGGAGTTGGCGCGCGCGAGGTTTATCGGCTGCCCCGTGTTTTATGTGCCGCTGGACTTTGCGTTTCTAATGCGGCGGTATCTACAGGTGCTGAAGCCCCGGCTCGTGGTGACGATGGAGAGCGAGCTTTGGCCGAATCTGATTCATACGTGTAAGCGCGAGGGGATTCCGCTGGCGGTGGTGAATGCGCGAGTGTCGGATCGGTCGTTTCCACGGTATATGCGGCTGAAGGCGGTCTGGGGGCCGCTGCTGCGGGAGGTTTCGGTGTTCCTGGCGCAGAGTGAGGAGACTGCGGGGCGGCTGCGGGAGATGGGGGTTGCAGCGGAGCGGGTGGTGGTGGCGGGGAATTTGAAGTATGACGTGGTTGCTGGGACGGCGGGTTTCGTGACGGAGTGGCTGAAGAGTTTGCTGGCTGGGGAGCGGCTCGTGGTGGCGGGGAGCACGCTTGGCGGTGAGGAGGAGATGCTTCTTGGGGCCTGGGCGGAGGTGCGGGCGGCTGATCCGGATGCGGCTTTGCTGATTGCGCCGAGGCATACGAACCGGTTCGAGGAAGTCGCGGCCTTGATCGAGGCGAAGGGGTTTGGGGTGGTTCGGGCGAGTCGGATGGGTGAGGCGGCCCTGGATCGGAATGCGGTCATTCTGCTGGATACGATTGGGGACCTTGCCACGGTGTATGGAGTGGCGGATGTCGCGTTTGTTGGAGGGAGCCTGATGAAGAAAGGGGGACATAATCCGCTGGAGCCGGCGCGGTTTGGGGTGCCGGTGGCGATGGGAGAGTCGTATGAGAACTTCCGGGAGATCGTGGGGGCGATGAAGGAAGCGGATGCGATCCGGATTGTGCGGCGTGAGGAGTTGGGTGGAGTGCTGGCTGGATTGCTGGTGGATCGGGAGGGCGCCAAGGCTATGGGGGCGCGTGGAAGGCAGGTATTTGAGGCACAGGCAGGGGCGACGGGGCGAGTGGTTGCGACACTAGTTGGGTTGATGCGGGGTGAGGGTTGA
- the lpxK gene encoding tetraacyldisaccharide 4'-kinase, producing the protein MLPLVPLYGAGLWVKGLLGVKARRLRGRVVSVGSLSAGGAGKTPVVMLVVEMLQAAGLGVDVLSRGYGRRGTGVERVDVAGSAERFGDEPLLMARRLGVPVWVGADRFAGGSAAEVGVETEGLVHVLDDGFQHRKLARDVDVVLLTRKDVGDGLLPAGDLREGLGALGRADVVVLREEEVAGLRGFVPAGKVVWVVRRELRFEGLVPARPFAFCGIARPDGFLGMLAGAGVVSAGVERLADHHRYGMRDVTRLIAAARAAGADGFCTTEKDAVKLTPAMRKRLEEVGPVSVAELRVSLVEGGVGDLVREKMGV; encoded by the coding sequence TTGTTGCCTCTGGTCCCGCTGTATGGGGCTGGACTTTGGGTGAAGGGTTTGCTGGGCGTGAAGGCTCGTCGACTGCGCGGGCGGGTCGTGAGTGTGGGGAGCCTGTCGGCGGGAGGTGCGGGGAAGACGCCGGTGGTGATGCTCGTGGTCGAGATGCTTCAGGCAGCCGGGCTTGGAGTGGATGTGCTTTCGCGGGGGTATGGACGTAGAGGGACGGGGGTGGAACGGGTGGATGTGGCGGGAAGTGCGGAGCGGTTTGGGGATGAACCACTGCTGATGGCGCGACGATTGGGTGTCCCGGTGTGGGTGGGGGCGGATCGATTTGCTGGCGGGTCAGCGGCAGAGGTGGGAGTGGAGACGGAGGGGTTAGTGCATGTGCTGGATGATGGGTTTCAGCATCGGAAGCTGGCGCGGGATGTGGATGTGGTTCTGCTGACGCGGAAGGATGTGGGGGATGGGCTGCTTCCTGCGGGGGATCTGCGGGAGGGGCTGGGAGCGCTGGGGCGGGCGGACGTGGTGGTATTGCGCGAGGAAGAGGTTGCGGGGCTGCGGGGGTTTGTTCCGGCGGGGAAGGTCGTCTGGGTGGTCAGGCGGGAGTTGCGGTTTGAGGGGTTGGTCCCGGCGCGACCTTTCGCGTTTTGTGGGATAGCCCGTCCTGACGGGTTCTTGGGGATGCTCGCGGGGGCTGGCGTGGTGAGCGCCGGGGTGGAGCGGCTTGCGGATCACCACCGGTACGGGATGCGGGATGTGACGCGGCTGATTGCGGCGGCCCGTGCAGCGGGGGCGGATGGGTTTTGTACGACGGAGAAGGATGCGGTGAAGCTGACACCCGCGATGCGGAAGAGGCTCGAGGAGGTTGGGCCGGTGTCGGTTGCGGAGCTTCGGGTGTCGCTCGTGGAGGGTGGGGTGGGGGACCTGGTGCGTGAGAAGATGGGGGTTTGA
- a CDS encoding glycosyltransferase family 9 protein gives MNASGQMRVLIVRVGAMGDVLHAMPAVAGLRKAHPDWRIDWALEPRWRDLLVAEGEVSGPLVDSVIPVRTREWKRLGLSAAMVRDVLGLRRTLREGRYDVCVDLQGSVRSGVIGWMAGAQRFVGAETPRERPARFFYGETVRVGARHVIEQGCELVEAGVGERILPGRVELPRDSGAEAWCDGVVGQRQGQTQIPFGNDNQKNQGNGKGLDLGRDGRFVVMAPGAGWGAKEWPVERFGEVAARLSRDGWRVFVNAEASGGGKAEAVVRASGGAAMAVPCTIAELIALLRRASLFIGGDTGPMHLADALGVPVVALFGPTDPARNGPYVRAGEADRVRVLRRAESRTDHRRHAETEVGLGKITADEVTEAALELLKMGEAG, from the coding sequence TTGAACGCGTCGGGACAAATGCGGGTGCTCATCGTGCGGGTGGGGGCGATGGGGGATGTGCTGCATGCGATGCCTGCGGTGGCCGGGCTGAGGAAGGCTCATCCGGACTGGCGGATCGATTGGGCTCTAGAGCCGAGATGGCGGGATCTGCTGGTGGCGGAGGGTGAGGTTTCGGGGCCGCTGGTGGACTCGGTCATTCCGGTGCGGACCCGGGAGTGGAAGAGGCTGGGGTTGTCGGCAGCTATGGTGCGGGATGTGCTCGGGCTGCGCCGCACGCTGCGGGAGGGAAGATACGACGTTTGTGTGGATCTGCAGGGGTCGGTGCGGTCTGGAGTGATTGGGTGGATGGCGGGGGCTCAGAGGTTTGTGGGGGCGGAGACGCCTCGGGAGCGTCCGGCCCGGTTTTTTTATGGGGAGACGGTGCGGGTGGGGGCTCGGCATGTGATCGAGCAGGGCTGTGAGTTGGTGGAGGCTGGGGTGGGGGAACGGATTTTGCCGGGGAGGGTGGAGCTTCCGAGGGATTCGGGGGCGGAGGCTTGGTGCGATGGGGTTGTGGGGCAACGGCAAGGGCAAACGCAGATTCCCTTCGGGAATGACAACCAGAAAAACCAGGGCAACGGCAAGGGCTTGGACCTGGGTAGAGATGGGCGGTTTGTTGTGATGGCGCCGGGTGCGGGGTGGGGGGCTAAGGAGTGGCCGGTAGAGCGGTTTGGGGAGGTGGCGGCTAGGCTTTCGCGAGACGGCTGGCGCGTATTTGTGAACGCCGAGGCTTCGGGTGGAGGCAAGGCGGAGGCTGTCGTGCGGGCGAGCGGGGGTGCGGCGATGGCGGTTCCCTGTACGATCGCAGAGTTGATTGCGCTGTTGCGGCGGGCGAGCTTGTTCATTGGAGGAGATACCGGGCCGATGCATCTTGCGGATGCGCTTGGGGTTCCGGTGGTGGCGCTGTTTGGGCCTACGGATCCGGCGCGTAATGGGCCCTATGTCAGGGCAGGCGAGGCGGATCGGGTTCGGGTGCTGCGTCGGGCGGAGAGCCGGACGGATCATCGCCGGCATGCGGAGACGGAGGTGGGGTTGGGGAAGATTACGGCGGATGAGGTGACGGAGGCGGCGCTGGAGTTGTTGAAGATGGGAGAAGCGGGATGA
- a CDS encoding methyltransferase family protein, with protein MKERTGWQRIARRIRVPMGFVFAAAFLWLARPSAWTMAGSLLLVVPGIWLRGYAAGYVRKNAELTTTGPYGYTRNPLYLGSMMIAFGFAVAGGRWSIGLALAALFLAIYLPTIRSEETFLRGAFAGFDAYAARVPRLLPRLTAAKMPGATADRGEFSRALYLHHREYNALMGAGAIYVALAIRLWLRQ; from the coding sequence ATGAAGGAACGGACGGGATGGCAGCGGATTGCGAGACGGATCCGGGTGCCGATGGGGTTTGTGTTCGCGGCGGCTTTTTTGTGGCTGGCGCGTCCGTCTGCGTGGACGATGGCAGGGAGTTTGTTGCTTGTGGTTCCGGGGATATGGCTGCGGGGGTACGCGGCCGGGTATGTGCGGAAGAACGCGGAGCTGACGACGACTGGGCCGTATGGGTATACCCGCAACCCGCTTTACCTGGGGTCGATGATGATCGCGTTCGGGTTCGCGGTCGCGGGGGGGCGATGGTCGATCGGGTTGGCGCTGGCGGCTTTGTTCCTGGCGATTTATCTTCCGACGATCCGGTCGGAGGAGACGTTTCTGCGTGGAGCGTTTGCGGGTTTCGATGCGTATGCGGCGCGTGTTCCGCGACTCCTGCCGAGGCTGACGGCGGCGAAGATGCCGGGCGCGACGGCTGATCGTGGGGAGTTCTCGCGGGCTCTTTACCTGCACCACCGCGAGTACAATGCTCTTATGGGTGCCGGGGCCATTTACGTGGCGCTGGCGATCCGGCTTTGGCTGCGTCAATAG
- a CDS encoding DUF3108 domain-containing protein: protein MAGVSSAHAQILGLGAKPAPVVIPTLQPPVPEYVFPQHQTLTFTVDWRVFTAGTAVFQIEQQGTTEKVTATGDTVGAVNMLFPVVDRFQAGFDTKTGCSTGFSKQLQEGRRKVNTDLTFNYDTGKQMQYEKNMVKGTSKSQTASIPACVADSLSAIFYAASQKFVVGQDVKFPLADAMRTVTVAMKVEAKEEIKTPAGTFQTIRVQPTADEGVVKNRGHIWIWYTDDARHLPVQIRAKLFWGTITFHLQSAEAK, encoded by the coding sequence TTGGCGGGTGTGAGTTCGGCCCATGCACAGATTCTTGGACTCGGGGCGAAGCCGGCGCCCGTGGTGATTCCGACGCTGCAGCCACCGGTGCCTGAGTACGTATTTCCGCAGCACCAGACGCTCACGTTCACGGTCGACTGGCGCGTGTTTACCGCTGGGACGGCGGTTTTCCAGATTGAGCAGCAGGGTACGACCGAGAAGGTGACGGCAACCGGCGATACAGTGGGCGCGGTGAATATGCTGTTTCCGGTGGTGGACCGGTTTCAGGCGGGATTCGATACGAAGACGGGATGTTCGACCGGGTTTTCGAAGCAGTTACAGGAGGGCCGGCGCAAGGTGAACACGGATCTTACGTTCAACTACGACACCGGCAAGCAGATGCAGTATGAGAAGAACATGGTGAAGGGTACTTCGAAGTCACAGACGGCTTCGATTCCGGCTTGCGTGGCCGATTCCCTTTCGGCGATCTTCTATGCGGCTTCGCAAAAGTTCGTCGTCGGGCAGGATGTGAAGTTTCCGCTCGCCGACGCGATGCGGACGGTGACCGTCGCGATGAAGGTGGAGGCGAAGGAAGAGATCAAGACACCGGCAGGAACGTTTCAGACGATCCGGGTGCAGCCTACGGCGGATGAGGGCGTGGTGAAAAATCGCGGGCATATCTGGATCTGGTACACGGATGATGCACGGCATCTGCCGGTGCAGATCCGGGCGAAGCTGTTCTGGGGGACGATCACGTTTCACCTGCAGTCGGCGGAAGCCAAATGA
- a CDS encoding DUF2007 domain-containing protein: MTEREEHEASGRMVTVARFLEPVNAQMAKGMLEAAGIECFLQGEQANSLLAMAFRARLQVNEADEAAARKLLAGTGDEVDEVTDGEDE, encoded by the coding sequence ATGACGGAGCGCGAGGAGCACGAGGCTTCGGGACGGATGGTGACGGTGGCGCGGTTTCTTGAGCCGGTGAACGCGCAGATGGCGAAGGGGATGCTCGAGGCGGCGGGGATCGAGTGCTTTCTGCAAGGAGAGCAGGCAAACAGTTTGCTGGCTATGGCGTTTCGGGCGCGTCTGCAGGTGAACGAAGCGGACGAGGCGGCGGCGCGGAAATTGCTGGCTGGGACCGGCGACGAAGTGGATGAAGTGACGGATGGTGAGGATGAGTAG
- the queC gene encoding 7-cyano-7-deazaguanine synthase QueC, whose product MSSDLVRPRAVVCLSGGMDSCVCATLAARDFDVFAVHFSYGQRTEAREQWSAEEVARITGAQELMHLKIDLFRMIGGSALTDEGIAVPSAKDDESEMAGGSLRTGHQVPVTYVPFRNAHFLSAAVSWAEVLGARTIFIGAVEQDSSGYPDCRPAYYDAFNELIRTGTKDGDIRVETPLIAMRKSEIVRLGVELGAPFHVSWSCYASESEACGVCESCVLRLRAFREAGAVDPIPYIQR is encoded by the coding sequence ATGAGTAGCGATCTGGTGCGGCCGAGGGCGGTAGTGTGTCTGTCGGGTGGGATGGACTCGTGCGTGTGCGCCACGCTGGCGGCGCGGGACTTCGATGTGTTCGCCGTGCACTTCAGCTATGGGCAGAGGACGGAGGCGCGGGAACAGTGGTCGGCCGAGGAGGTTGCGCGGATTACTGGGGCGCAGGAGTTGATGCACCTGAAGATCGACCTGTTTCGGATGATCGGCGGGTCGGCGCTGACGGATGAGGGGATTGCGGTCCCCAGCGCGAAGGATGATGAGAGCGAAATGGCGGGTGGCTCGCTGAGGACCGGACACCAGGTTCCAGTGACGTATGTGCCGTTTCGCAATGCGCACTTTCTTTCGGCGGCGGTGAGCTGGGCGGAGGTGCTTGGGGCACGGACAATCTTCATCGGGGCGGTCGAGCAGGACAGCTCGGGTTACCCGGATTGCCGGCCGGCATACTACGACGCGTTCAACGAACTGATCCGGACGGGAACGAAGGATGGGGATATACGGGTCGAGACGCCGCTGATTGCGATGCGCAAGAGCGAGATCGTTCGGCTTGGAGTTGAACTTGGCGCTCCGTTCCATGTAAGTTGGTCATGCTATGCAAGCGAGTCGGAGGCTTGCGGCGTCTGTGAGAGCTGTGTGCTGCGCCTGAGAGCGTTCCGCGAGGCTGGAGCGGTCGATCCGATTCCCTATATTCAGCGCTGA
- a CDS encoding tetratricopeptide repeat protein — protein MKRFGWKMGGVLAASLLAVAGWALPSRVMAQAAVAPATVHGHVQNAAGLPLTKGEVRFTTDRASEEKNRKYPFVFPIDANGDYKGSITTPGSYLGLVFVDTKSLDFIDQIAVKAGEDKVIDFDMTRKEYMDKMTPEEKKQIEEFKKKNGEATAANAKIANLNQLLTQARAANKAGNYDEAITAMTTATGAKPDEGILWVTLGDAQLGSADAAAKAARTAHTNPSDPAIVQKYKDAATSYQKGIDLNAASKKPSPDTAAAAYNQLGQALAKQGDSKGASTAYENAAKAQPEKAGMFFFNEAATLLNSGANDDAAVAADKAIAADPKRADAYYIKGQALISKATVDPKTSKITAPPGCVDAYQKYLELAPDGPRSQEVAGILTGIGETVTSKYKAGKK, from the coding sequence ATGAAGCGTTTTGGATGGAAGATGGGCGGTGTTCTTGCGGCATCGCTGCTTGCAGTTGCGGGTTGGGCGCTGCCGTCGCGCGTGATGGCCCAGGCGGCGGTTGCGCCGGCGACAGTTCACGGTCACGTTCAGAACGCGGCGGGTCTGCCGCTGACCAAGGGTGAGGTTCGGTTTACGACGGATCGGGCTTCAGAAGAGAAGAATCGTAAGTATCCGTTCGTCTTCCCGATCGACGCGAATGGCGATTACAAGGGAAGTATCACAACCCCTGGATCGTACCTTGGGCTGGTCTTCGTGGATACCAAGAGCCTGGACTTTATCGACCAGATCGCGGTGAAGGCTGGTGAGGATAAGGTCATCGACTTCGACATGACTCGCAAAGAGTACATGGACAAGATGACTCCGGAAGAGAAGAAGCAGATCGAGGAGTTCAAGAAGAAGAACGGCGAAGCGACGGCGGCGAACGCGAAGATCGCGAACCTGAACCAGTTGCTGACGCAGGCACGCGCGGCGAACAAGGCCGGGAACTACGACGAAGCCATCACGGCAATGACGACCGCGACAGGCGCGAAGCCGGATGAAGGCATTCTTTGGGTGACGCTCGGCGATGCGCAGCTTGGAAGCGCGGACGCGGCGGCCAAAGCCGCTCGCACGGCGCACACCAACCCGTCGGATCCGGCGATCGTACAGAAGTACAAGGACGCGGCGACCTCGTACCAGAAGGGCATCGATTTGAATGCCGCCTCGAAGAAGCCGAGCCCGGATACGGCGGCGGCTGCTTACAACCAGCTTGGCCAGGCACTGGCAAAGCAGGGCGATTCGAAGGGCGCTTCCACTGCGTACGAGAATGCGGCGAAGGCGCAGCCGGAGAAGGCCGGGATGTTCTTCTTCAACGAGGCAGCAACTCTGCTGAACTCGGGTGCAAACGACGATGCGGCCGTGGCAGCGGATAAGGCGATTGCCGCCGATCCGAAGCGTGCGGATGCTTATTACATCAAGGGACAGGCGCTGATTTCGAAGGCCACGGTCGATCCGAAGACGAGCAAGATCACGGCTCCTCCGGGATGCGTGGATGCTTATCAGAAGTACCTTGAGCTTGCTCCGGACGGTCCTCGTTCGCAGGAGGTTGCGGGCATCCTGACGGGCATCGGCGAGACGGTGACTTCGAAGTACAAGGCCGGCAAGAAGTAG